The Synechocystis sp. PCC 7509 genome includes a window with the following:
- a CDS encoding ABC transporter permease, whose product MGKQKLLQKIVNKSLKLYKKRFNRLGISQQREIHRYWELLNVLVSRNLKVRYRGSLLGVYWSLLNPLIMTGLYTAIFGATFASYYHNSVANYILAAFTGLVVMNFFSASTSQALTSIVGNGAILNKIRLPISIFPVSLIAANVFQFAIGVLPLLAVITLIKSHSLVNLIALLVPCTALVLVCTGIGFLVSALYVFFRDLPYFYELVVFMLLLSSPVFYPADIVPKQIKPFLSLNPLSPIIESLRQISLEQTSPDLSLIWGSLLSSIVVMAFGWTVFHLWRHKFMDLL is encoded by the coding sequence GTGGGTAAGCAAAAATTGTTGCAGAAGATAGTTAATAAATCTCTTAAACTTTATAAAAAGCGTTTTAACCGATTAGGAATCTCGCAACAGCGAGAAATACACCGCTATTGGGAATTATTAAATGTTTTAGTATCACGGAATCTCAAAGTACGTTATAGAGGTTCTTTATTGGGGGTTTATTGGTCTTTATTAAACCCATTAATTATGACTGGGCTATATACAGCAATTTTTGGGGCGACTTTTGCTTCCTATTATCATAATTCTGTTGCCAACTACATATTAGCAGCATTTACTGGCTTAGTAGTAATGAATTTCTTTTCAGCTTCTACATCTCAAGCTTTGACAAGCATAGTGGGTAATGGAGCTATTTTAAATAAAATTCGTTTGCCAATAAGTATTTTCCCGGTATCGCTAATTGCCGCCAATGTATTTCAATTTGCTATAGGAGTTTTGCCTTTATTGGCAGTGATTACGCTGATTAAATCTCACAGTTTAGTCAACTTAATAGCACTTTTAGTACCATGTACCGCTTTAGTTTTAGTTTGTACTGGCATTGGTTTTTTGGTTAGTGCGCTATATGTTTTCTTTAGAGATTTACCATATTTTTATGAATTAGTTGTATTTATGTTATTATTAAGTAGCCCGGTATTTTACCCCGCCGATATTGTTCCGAAACAGATAAAACCTTTTTTATCCTTAAATCCTTTATCACCCATTATTGAGAGTTTGCGTCAAATTTCTTTAGAACAAACATCGCCAGACCTGAGTTTGATCTGGGGTAGTTTGCTCAGTAGTATTGTTGTTATGGCTTTTGGATGGACTGTATTTCACCTGTGGCGACATAAATTTATGGATTTGCTGTAA